A genomic stretch from Edaphobacter aggregans includes:
- a CDS encoding multicopper oxidase family protein, with protein MQRRDFLRYTSLTLAQAATTRLLPAQMPMAQDHGSTPAPEGKADYTLHIAPVTVELAPERVISTIGYNGLTPGPVLRMKEGKPITVDVINSTDVPELVHWHGLLIPAEVDGVEEEATPFVPPQGRRRYQFTPRPAGSRWYHSHAMAFSDLHKGAYTGQFGFLHIDSGNDPGQYDQEIFLALRDWEPFFTTFMDDTDEEGQNDPQLEKPAVLNTAPNGLEVNSMTYSINDKSLGAGEPIRVKEGQRILLHLLNASAIENRRIALPGHKFRVIALDGNPVPSPQLVETLFLGAGERIDATVEMTNPGVWILGATEDPIRAAGLGIVVEYANQHHPPQWIKPSTLRWDYAIFSAPEGTHPTPPPDHTFDMTFEKIPSGSGKFNTWLVNGKPYPHENEFVLQQGARYRLIFRNRTDDAHPMHLHRHQLELTEINGRKTSGIIKDTVVVPYYGRASVDFTANQPGLTLFHCHIQQHMDFGFKALFRYV; from the coding sequence GTGCAGCGGCGTGACTTCCTCAGGTACACCAGCCTCACCCTGGCCCAGGCAGCAACAACCCGGCTCCTGCCCGCCCAGATGCCGATGGCACAGGACCACGGCTCCACTCCCGCCCCCGAGGGCAAAGCCGACTACACCCTCCACATCGCCCCCGTCACCGTCGAGCTCGCCCCCGAGCGAGTCATCAGCACCATCGGCTACAACGGCCTCACCCCCGGCCCCGTCCTTCGAATGAAAGAAGGCAAACCCATCACCGTCGACGTCATCAACTCCACCGACGTCCCCGAACTGGTCCACTGGCACGGCCTCCTCATCCCCGCCGAAGTCGACGGAGTCGAAGAAGAAGCCACGCCCTTCGTCCCGCCACAAGGTCGCCGACGCTACCAGTTCACCCCGCGCCCAGCCGGCTCCCGCTGGTACCACTCCCACGCCATGGCCTTCTCCGACCTCCACAAAGGCGCCTACACCGGCCAGTTCGGCTTCCTCCACATCGACTCCGGCAACGACCCCGGCCAGTACGATCAGGAAATCTTCCTCGCCCTCCGCGACTGGGAGCCCTTCTTCACCACCTTCATGGACGACACCGACGAGGAGGGCCAGAACGACCCGCAACTGGAGAAGCCCGCTGTCCTCAACACCGCCCCGAACGGCCTCGAGGTCAACTCCATGACTTACTCCATCAACGACAAGTCCCTCGGTGCCGGCGAACCCATCCGCGTCAAGGAAGGCCAGCGCATCCTCCTCCACCTCCTCAACGCCAGCGCCATCGAGAACCGCCGCATCGCCCTTCCCGGCCACAAGTTCCGGGTCATCGCCCTCGACGGCAACCCCGTCCCTTCACCCCAACTCGTCGAGACCCTCTTCCTCGGCGCCGGCGAGCGCATCGACGCCACCGTCGAGATGACCAACCCCGGCGTCTGGATCCTCGGCGCCACCGAAGACCCCATCCGCGCCGCCGGCCTCGGCATCGTCGTCGAGTACGCCAACCAGCACCATCCACCCCAGTGGATCAAGCCCTCCACCCTACGCTGGGACTACGCCATCTTCTCCGCCCCCGAAGGCACCCACCCCACCCCACCCCCAGACCACACCTTCGACATGACCTTCGAAAAAATTCCAAGCGGCTCCGGCAAATTCAACACCTGGCTAGTCAACGGCAAACCCTATCCTCACGAGAACGAATTCGTCCTCCAGCAGGGTGCACGCTACCGCCTTATCTTCCGCAACCGCACTGACGACGCTCACCCCATGCACCTCCACCGCCATCAACTCGAACTCACCGAGATCAACGGCCGCAAAACCTCCGGCATCATCAAGGACACCGTAGTAGTCCCCTATTACGGCCGAGCCAGCGTCGACTTTACCGCCAACCAACCCGGCCTCACCCTCTTCCACTGCCACATCCAGCAGCACATGGACTTCGGCTTCAAAGCCCTCTTCCGCTATGTCTAG
- a CDS encoding M48 family metalloprotease produces MRNVARFSLAASIALSTILSYAQATQPSSTQPTNPQAASPDNQQTTEPSVQPTDTPPPPRNSKASKSTAPADSKTSNTTKPTATDTKAPDTTTSTTTDTKTPDTTKPTTVDADSKAPDTVKADSKTTDSKATDTASKKADSLPSPGEHLDPHIKPGSEDDVNAVGTRNIGGRGIGNWYSTDWEIRNGKSYSMEIEKSAHLVTDPVIVEYVNRIGQNIVKNSDCKVPFTIKVLDSDEINAMALPGGFFYVNSGLILAADEEAELAGVMAHETAHVCAHHAARQMTKMNYVQIGSIPLIIFTQGTWTGYGIYEATQLAIPITFLKFSRIDEAEADWLGLQYMYKAGYDPQAFIQFFEKIDALEKHKPGTLSKVFADHPQTPDRIAHSEDEIATIMPAKPDYIVTTSEFDDVKARLARIENKRKLNDKGNGNKPTLRRTSSGSGNNDPNNPNNGNGSSTTDDRPTLGRRN; encoded by the coding sequence ATGCGTAACGTCGCGCGCTTCAGTCTAGCCGCTTCCATCGCTCTCTCGACCATTCTCTCCTATGCCCAGGCCACCCAGCCAAGCAGCACCCAACCGACGAATCCGCAGGCAGCGTCACCGGACAACCAGCAGACCACTGAGCCTTCCGTACAGCCAACCGATACTCCACCACCACCTCGGAACTCCAAGGCCTCCAAGTCCACCGCACCAGCGGACAGCAAGACGTCCAACACAACCAAGCCCACGGCAACGGACACCAAGGCACCCGACACCACCACGTCGACCACTACCGACACCAAGACACCTGACACCACCAAACCAACCACAGTGGACGCGGACTCCAAGGCGCCCGACACTGTTAAGGCCGACAGTAAGACCACTGACAGCAAGGCTACAGACACTGCCAGCAAGAAGGCCGATTCCCTCCCATCCCCCGGTGAGCATCTCGATCCCCATATCAAGCCCGGCAGCGAAGATGACGTCAACGCCGTCGGCACCCGCAACATCGGCGGACGCGGCATTGGAAACTGGTATTCCACCGACTGGGAGATCCGCAACGGCAAGTCTTACTCCATGGAAATCGAGAAGTCTGCCCATCTCGTCACCGACCCCGTCATTGTCGAGTACGTCAACCGCATCGGCCAGAACATCGTCAAGAACTCCGACTGCAAGGTTCCCTTTACCATCAAAGTTCTCGATTCCGATGAGATCAACGCCATGGCGCTCCCCGGCGGCTTCTTCTACGTCAACTCCGGCCTTATCCTAGCCGCTGATGAAGAGGCCGAACTCGCCGGCGTCATGGCCCACGAGACGGCCCACGTCTGTGCCCACCACGCAGCCCGCCAGATGACGAAGATGAACTACGTCCAGATCGGCTCCATCCCCCTGATCATCTTTACCCAGGGCACCTGGACCGGCTACGGCATCTATGAGGCGACCCAGCTCGCCATCCCAATCACTTTCCTCAAGTTCTCCCGCATCGATGAGGCTGAGGCCGACTGGCTTGGCCTCCAATACATGTACAAGGCTGGCTACGACCCACAGGCCTTCATCCAGTTCTTCGAGAAGATCGACGCACTAGAGAAGCACAAACCCGGCACCCTTTCCAAGGTCTTCGCCGACCACCCCCAGACGCCGGATCGCATCGCACACTCTGAGGACGAGATTGCGACCATCATGCCTGCCAAGCCTGACTACATCGTCACCACGAGCGAGTTTGACGATGTCAAAGCCCGCCTCGCCCGCATCGAAAACAAGCGCAAGCTCAACGACAAGGGTAACGGCAACAAGCCCACCCTGCGACGAACCAGCAGCGGGAGCGGCAACAACGATCCCAATAACCCCAATAACGGCAACGGCTCCAGCACCACCGACGATCGCCCAACCCTGGGTCGTCGCAATTAG
- a CDS encoding type II secretion system protein: protein MVATPPSRSPRHAEQGFTLLELMIVMIIIATLAAIAIPSYMNNVRHAREAVLKEDLHTMRTAIDSYTVDKEKAPQTLDDLVQAGYLKAMPVDPFTHRSDTWLAVQDDSLMTIDQTQSGISDVHSGAQETSSEGTSYNTW from the coding sequence ATGGTAGCCACCCCTCCATCCCGTTCCCCGCGCCACGCCGAGCAAGGGTTCACTCTCCTCGAGTTGATGATCGTTATGATCATCATTGCCACGCTGGCAGCGATCGCTATCCCTTCTTATATGAATAACGTGCGCCACGCACGCGAGGCCGTCCTCAAGGAAGACCTCCACACCATGCGCACCGCCATCGACTCCTACACCGTCGACAAAGAAAAGGCTCCACAAACCCTTGACGATCTCGTCCAGGCTGGCTACCTCAAAGCCATGCCTGTCGATCCCTTTACCCACCGTAGCGACACGTGGCTCGCTGTCCAGGACGACTCCCTGATGACCATCGACCAGACCCAATCCGGTATCAGCGACGTTCACTCCGGCGCCCAGGAAACCTCTTCCGAAGGCACCTCTTACAACACCTGGTAA
- a CDS encoding type II secretion system protein, with product MGSSLTPSNPQSGLTLVELIITVAIVSILATAAIPLARFQVKRTKERELRRDLWEMRAAIDAYKDAADKGGMQTKADSYNYPPDLETLVNGVEIQGKTVKFLRRIPIDPMTGTAEWGLRSNQDDTDSDSFGGQNVFDVHTKSTGTALDGTKYSTW from the coding sequence GTGGGTTCCTCCCTTACACCCAGCAATCCTCAATCCGGCCTTACCCTCGTCGAACTCATCATCACTGTGGCCATCGTTTCCATCCTTGCCACTGCAGCCATTCCATTGGCCCGTTTCCAGGTCAAACGAACCAAGGAGCGCGAGCTCCGCCGCGACCTATGGGAGATGCGCGCCGCCATCGACGCCTACAAAGACGCAGCTGATAAGGGCGGGATGCAGACCAAAGCCGATAGCTACAACTATCCCCCCGACCTCGAAACCCTCGTCAACGGCGTTGAAATCCAGGGCAAGACAGTCAAGTTCCTCCGCCGCATCCCTATCGATCCCATGACTGGCACCGCGGAATGGGGCCTCCGTTCCAACCAGGATGATACGGACTCCGACTCATTCGGCGGTCAAAACGTCTTTGACGTCCACACCAAGAGCACCGGCACCGCCCTAGACGGGACAAAATACTCCACATGGTAG
- a CDS encoding cohesin domain-containing protein — protein MQLQVLYSPERNSLTGTAPTGSVRPTVAGVCSGRRRTFHAVKDKNGSSMGRGKRRISTLSIRAAQVLLLLSCLAGFTSASAHAQSASSWNKKGEAAEAHQDWDTAYEAYHQALLKSPKDLRYKARYERMKFQAAVSHVDRGRVLRQSGDLTGALNEFTRALQIDPSNQTASQEIDQVQPLLKQQQSQPSGASPPQEQMSNQDEILRNLGSIAGPVELKPLSNDPIPAIHMVEDVKVIYQAIGKAAGFNVLFDPDYTSKRIPVDLTNVSWSDALHIVGALAGTFYKPVTSNTIFVAQNTRTKRTDLDEQAVQTFYLTNASQQADENEVTQALRNVLDPSTKVNLVPSQNAIVVRATPDQLLLAQKLLNDLDRARPEVVVDVAILEVNRDRMRNLGITLPQSISIQPQASPSTTTSSSSSSSTTTTTTTPSNFTLNTLANLNATNFAVTVGPGTLTALLSDADTRLLQNPSIRATDGQRATLKIGSKIPVATGSYNAGVSTGVASIGVQTQFTYLDVGVNIDMTPTVHYDREVSLKLKVEVSSQTSSVTISGVTEPVISQRISEQTIQLKEGEPSILAGIITRQDNRGVSGTPGLGELPFFKYFFSTQSRETQRDEIVFLLIPHIVRESVLTRINTRAIDTGTGQSIELRRANITADQAAADLALPVNPRRPTQAGQPTSAANAAAAMVQQLQQQSQPIAPPTTPGQILNTPPGQTPNTGGLPISFTVNAPATNQPVGSTFQVAIMLNGARDVYSVPLQVQFNPSVLELVNVDAGDLLSRDGQAVSIVHRDEGNGLVTISTSRPPNVAGVNGQGSIATLTFKATAAGDSNLALVKVGARNSAQANLPAVGSQAVVHVK, from the coding sequence ATGCAGTTGCAAGTGCTATACTCACCCGAGCGCAATAGCCTGACAGGCACCGCCCCCACCGGCAGCGTCCGTCCCACCGTGGCAGGCGTGTGCTCCGGCAGACGCCGTACTTTTCACGCTGTAAAGGACAAAAACGGAAGCAGCATGGGTCGCGGGAAAAGACGAATCAGTACGCTATCGATACGCGCCGCTCAGGTGCTCCTTCTTCTGTCCTGCCTCGCAGGCTTTACTTCTGCTTCGGCTCATGCCCAATCCGCAAGCTCTTGGAATAAGAAGGGTGAGGCCGCCGAGGCGCATCAGGACTGGGACACTGCCTACGAAGCCTACCATCAGGCCTTGCTCAAGAGCCCCAAGGATCTCCGTTACAAGGCGCGCTACGAGCGCATGAAGTTCCAAGCTGCTGTCTCCCACGTCGACCGCGGCCGCGTCTTGCGCCAAAGCGGCGACCTTACCGGAGCGCTCAACGAGTTCACACGCGCCCTCCAGATAGACCCTAGCAACCAGACCGCCAGCCAGGAAATAGACCAAGTCCAGCCTCTGCTCAAGCAGCAACAGTCGCAGCCGTCAGGTGCGTCTCCGCCCCAAGAGCAGATGTCAAACCAGGATGAAATTCTTAGAAACCTCGGATCCATAGCCGGCCCCGTTGAGCTGAAACCTCTGTCCAACGATCCTATCCCCGCAATCCACATGGTTGAGGACGTCAAGGTCATTTATCAGGCAATTGGCAAGGCCGCTGGATTCAACGTCCTGTTTGATCCCGACTACACGTCCAAGCGCATTCCCGTCGACCTGACAAATGTCAGCTGGTCCGATGCCCTACACATCGTTGGTGCTCTCGCTGGAACCTTCTATAAGCCTGTCACCTCCAACACCATCTTCGTCGCCCAGAATACCCGCACCAAGCGCACTGACCTCGATGAGCAGGCCGTCCAGACCTTTTACCTCACCAACGCCAGCCAACAGGCCGACGAGAACGAAGTCACCCAAGCCCTTCGCAACGTCCTCGATCCCAGCACCAAGGTCAACCTAGTTCCTAGCCAGAACGCCATCGTCGTCCGTGCCACCCCCGACCAGCTGCTTCTCGCACAAAAGCTTCTCAACGATCTGGACCGCGCCCGTCCCGAGGTTGTTGTTGACGTCGCAATCCTCGAGGTTAACCGCGACCGGATGCGCAACCTTGGGATCACGCTCCCGCAGTCCATCTCGATACAGCCTCAGGCCAGCCCCAGCACCACCACTTCCTCCAGCTCCTCTTCGAGCACTACCACTACTACCACTACGCCGTCCAACTTCACCCTCAATACTCTGGCGAATCTGAACGCCACCAACTTTGCCGTCACCGTCGGCCCAGGCACGCTTACGGCCCTTTTGTCCGATGCCGACACTCGCCTCCTGCAGAACCCGAGCATCCGCGCCACCGACGGCCAGCGTGCCACGCTCAAGATCGGCTCCAAGATTCCCGTGGCCACTGGCTCCTACAACGCCGGTGTCTCCACCGGCGTCGCCAGTATTGGAGTACAGACTCAGTTCACCTATCTCGACGTCGGCGTCAACATCGACATGACCCCCACCGTCCACTACGACCGCGAGGTCTCCCTCAAGCTCAAGGTCGAGGTCTCATCGCAGACCAGCTCCGTCACCATCTCCGGCGTGACTGAGCCCGTCATCAGCCAGCGCATCAGCGAGCAAACCATCCAACTCAAGGAGGGCGAGCCCAGTATCCTCGCCGGTATCATCACCCGTCAGGACAATAGGGGTGTCAGCGGTACACCGGGCCTCGGCGAATTGCCATTTTTCAAGTACTTCTTCTCTACCCAGTCCAGAGAGACCCAACGGGATGAGATCGTCTTCCTCCTCATTCCTCACATCGTCCGCGAGTCGGTTCTGACCCGTATCAATACTCGCGCTATTGATACCGGCACTGGACAGTCGATCGAACTGCGCCGGGCAAATATCACTGCCGATCAAGCCGCCGCCGACCTGGCTCTTCCCGTAAATCCACGGAGGCCCACCCAGGCAGGTCAGCCGACCTCGGCAGCTAATGCGGCTGCTGCGATGGTCCAGCAGCTTCAGCAGCAGTCTCAGCCCATAGCCCCGCCGACGACGCCGGGCCAAATATTGAATACTCCACCGGGCCAGACGCCTAACACCGGTGGCTTACCCATAAGCTTTACCGTCAACGCTCCGGCTACTAACCAACCCGTAGGCAGTACTTTCCAGGTTGCCATCATGCTCAATGGAGCGCGCGACGTCTATTCTGTGCCGCTCCAGGTCCAGTTCAATCCCAGTGTCCTCGAACTGGTCAATGTCGACGCTGGCGACTTGCTCAGTCGTGACGGTCAAGCAGTCTCCATCGTCCATCGTGATGAGGGGAATGGTCTCGTTACCATATCCACCTCCCGCCCGCCGAATGTAGCCGGCGTCAACGGGCAGGGAAGTATCGCCACCCTCACCTTCAAGGCGACAGCAGCCGGTGACTCCAACCTCGCTCTCGTCAAGGTCGGCGCCCGTAACAGCGCCCAGGCCAATCTCCCGGCCGTCGGTTCGCAGGCCGTGGTGCATGTGAAGTGA
- the smpB gene encoding SsrA-binding protein SmpB, whose translation MPRSLSNPTLAHQPKPVAKAKDRDPVAAGQRDAAFNRAASHNYFLTDRFEAGVALRGTEVKSIREGKANLKDAYGLLKDGECFLLNAHIGPFSHGNTMNHDSLRTRKLLLHKSEVRKLEALTRQKGFTLIPTRLYFRNGRVKCELSLAKGKQDWDKRETERRREADKEAKAAVARSQRR comes from the coding sequence ATGCCTCGTTCCCTTTCTAATCCGACACTTGCCCATCAGCCCAAGCCTGTGGCGAAGGCTAAAGACCGAGATCCGGTGGCCGCAGGGCAGCGGGATGCTGCGTTCAATCGTGCGGCGAGCCATAACTACTTTCTAACGGACAGGTTCGAGGCCGGCGTGGCTCTGCGGGGCACAGAGGTAAAGTCGATCCGCGAGGGCAAGGCCAACCTCAAGGATGCCTACGGTCTGCTGAAGGATGGGGAGTGCTTTCTACTGAATGCACACATCGGGCCGTTCTCGCATGGGAACACGATGAATCATGACTCGCTGCGGACGCGGAAGCTGCTGCTGCACAAGAGCGAGGTGCGGAAGCTCGAGGCTCTGACGCGGCAAAAGGGCTTTACGTTGATTCCGACGCGACTCTATTTTCGCAACGGACGTGTAAAGTGTGAGTTGTCTCTGGCCAAAGGCAAGCAGGACTGGGACAAACGCGAGACGGAGCGGCGGCGTGAGGCCGACAAGGAAGCCAAGGCTGCAGTTGCGCGAAGTCAGCGACGGTAG
- a CDS encoding leucyl aminopeptidase: protein METKLVFQDAAGFATPMLAVFAVDIALGVDAEPLLALLTTSDAVTDAAAKALASGEFKGTLGEQLLLHGPSGLKAERLLIIGLGKAKTLSVDEVRKGAGTAIRSAKPRGMRELAIAFPEEHALSDEHLEALPCVGLARAIVEGAELAEIDWDTYKSDRKDRSVQSLTVVAKETEKSTTAEIHQGFDEGVIVSDAQNFTRALVNEPGNVLTPTELGKRAAAMCAEMGLACQVHSTAKLQELKMGAFAAVAQGSAEPPALIVMTYEPKGKALPKDAPVLGLVGKGITFDTGGISIKPADGMEKMKYDMAGAAAMIGAMRAIAQLKPMVKVVGVVCSAENMPDGRAYKPGDVVTAMSGKTIEIINTDAEGRLVLADGLHYAKTLGCTHLINAATLTGACVVALGILNAGLFCNDEPTVEKFWEAMKVSGEKFWRLPCTDDYKDQIKSQIADIMNTGGTRWGGAISAAMFLKEFVGETPWVHLDIAGCAWNDDVKPWIGKGPSGIAVRSIIEWVRAYSA, encoded by the coding sequence ATGGAAACGAAGCTTGTCTTTCAGGATGCGGCTGGGTTCGCAACGCCAATGCTCGCTGTATTTGCGGTAGATATCGCCTTGGGTGTAGATGCGGAGCCTCTGCTGGCGTTATTGACGACCTCGGACGCAGTTACAGATGCGGCTGCGAAGGCATTGGCATCGGGCGAGTTTAAAGGGACTCTGGGGGAACAGCTGCTGCTACATGGGCCAAGCGGGCTGAAGGCCGAGCGCTTGTTGATCATAGGATTGGGCAAAGCGAAGACCCTAAGTGTTGATGAGGTGCGTAAGGGGGCAGGCACAGCAATCAGATCAGCCAAACCTAGAGGCATGCGAGAGTTGGCAATTGCGTTTCCTGAAGAACATGCGCTTTCGGACGAGCATCTCGAGGCGCTGCCCTGCGTAGGTTTGGCGCGGGCAATCGTTGAGGGCGCGGAGTTGGCGGAGATCGACTGGGATACGTACAAGAGCGATCGGAAGGACCGGTCTGTCCAAAGTCTTACGGTTGTGGCGAAAGAAACAGAGAAGTCAACGACGGCAGAGATTCATCAGGGTTTCGATGAAGGCGTGATTGTGTCGGATGCGCAGAACTTTACGCGCGCGCTGGTAAATGAGCCGGGTAATGTACTGACTCCGACGGAGTTGGGCAAACGGGCGGCTGCGATGTGCGCGGAGATGGGGCTCGCGTGCCAGGTGCACTCGACCGCTAAATTGCAGGAATTGAAGATGGGTGCGTTTGCGGCTGTCGCGCAGGGTTCGGCTGAGCCTCCCGCGTTGATCGTGATGACTTATGAACCGAAGGGAAAGGCTCTGCCGAAGGACGCTCCGGTGCTTGGACTAGTCGGTAAAGGAATTACGTTCGACACAGGGGGAATCTCGATCAAGCCGGCGGACGGCATGGAAAAGATGAAGTACGACATGGCAGGCGCGGCGGCGATGATTGGCGCTATGCGCGCGATCGCTCAACTGAAGCCGATGGTGAAGGTGGTTGGTGTGGTCTGCTCGGCGGAGAATATGCCTGATGGTCGGGCGTACAAACCAGGCGATGTCGTGACCGCGATGTCGGGCAAGACGATTGAGATTATTAACACGGATGCTGAAGGTCGGCTGGTGCTAGCCGATGGGCTGCACTATGCGAAGACGTTGGGCTGTACCCATCTGATCAATGCAGCGACTCTGACCGGGGCTTGCGTGGTGGCGTTGGGAATTCTGAATGCTGGGCTGTTTTGCAATGATGAGCCGACCGTTGAAAAGTTTTGGGAGGCGATGAAGGTATCGGGGGAGAAGTTCTGGAGACTTCCCTGCACCGATGACTATAAAGACCAGATCAAGAGCCAGATTGCGGACATCATGAATACGGGTGGAACGCGATGGGGCGGGGCTATCTCGGCAGCTATGTTTTTGAAGGAGTTTGTCGGAGAGACTCCGTGGGTGCATCTGGATATTGCGGGCTGCGCTTGGAATGACGATGTGAAGCCGTGGATTGGTAAAGGGCCGAGCGGGATTGCAGTGCGGTCGATTATTGAGTGGGTGCGGGCGTACTCTGCATAG
- a CDS encoding TonB family protein, which produces MNCSVTGTLAGFKRSAVLLAAVGLFFSATDIIGQSAGASSDAVASSQYAKGGAEATPWGQALAVDFLSDTKGVDFGPYMRKTLQTIKATWLPLLPDEARLPFNQQGETIIRFTISPDGKISAMHLEGGPHQAKFDRAAWGAITGVGQFPPLPADFHGSELELRIHFRVNSSATP; this is translated from the coding sequence ATGAACTGCTCAGTTACGGGAACTCTCGCCGGTTTTAAGCGGTCAGCAGTGTTACTGGCCGCGGTTGGCTTATTCTTTAGTGCCACGGATATCATCGGCCAGAGTGCTGGAGCGTCGTCCGATGCAGTCGCCTCATCGCAATACGCTAAGGGCGGCGCAGAGGCTACCCCTTGGGGTCAGGCTCTAGCAGTGGATTTTCTCTCGGATACAAAGGGAGTCGACTTCGGGCCTTACATGAGGAAAACGCTACAAACGATCAAGGCGACGTGGCTTCCCCTGCTTCCGGACGAGGCTCGGCTTCCCTTCAATCAGCAAGGTGAGACGATCATTCGTTTCACCATCAGCCCAGATGGCAAGATAAGCGCGATGCACCTGGAGGGAGGGCCTCATCAAGCTAAGTTTGATCGTGCAGCGTGGGGAGCCATTACAGGTGTTGGACAGTTTCCGCCCCTGCCGGCAGACTTCCACGGATCCGAGCTCGAGCTTCGTATTCACTTCCGCGTAAATAGTTCTGCAACCCCTTAG